One genomic segment of Theobroma cacao cultivar B97-61/B2 chromosome 6, Criollo_cocoa_genome_V2, whole genome shotgun sequence includes these proteins:
- the LOC18596529 gene encoding uncharacterized protein LOC18596529, which translates to MGGTKRWVLFKRLIKKESWRWKFLGSAFKWKRLNIQLSFVDDVLFRIASVLEAIFLVATLCFFYLCCGCHF; encoded by the coding sequence aTGGGTGGGACGAAGAGATGGGTGTTGTTCAAGAGGCTGATAAAGAAGGAGTCATGGAGGTGGAAGTTTTTGGGGTCTGCTTTCAAGTGGAAGAGGCTAAACATTCAGCTTTCCTTCGTTGATGATGTGCTTTTCCGGATTGCGTCGGTTTTAGAGGCTATTTTCTTGGTGGCCACTCTCTGTTTCTTCTATCTTTGTTGTGGCTGTCACTTTTGA
- the LOC18596530 gene encoding agamous-like MADS-box protein AGL29 — protein MGRRKIEMEMVKDSSSRQVTFSKRRTGLFKKANELATLCGAQVAIVVFSPGGKPFSFGHPSVEAVTQQFLNQDTKPKVSISAQVGSQQQAKVEKLSQQLNDLLKQIQAEKKRGEMLDKEIKASGKHKCQKPVNELSLDELLQMKQSMEELREKLKGRVSEIEASSSLLLLSNNGAKEADPDN, from the coding sequence atggGCCGGAGAAAAATTGAGATGGAAATGGTGAAGGATAGCAGCTCGAGGCAGGTCACTTTCTCGAAGCGCCGAACAGGGCTCTTCAAGAAAGCAAACGAGCTTGCTACCCTTTGCGGCGCTCAAGTTGCCATCGTCGTTTTCTCCCCTGGAGGCAAGCCCTTTTCGTTTGGCCATCCGAGCGTTGAGGCAGTGACGCAGCAGTTTCTAAATCAGGATACGAAACCAAAAGTTTCTATTTCTGCTCAGGTCGGGTCTCAGCAGCAGGCGAAAGTTGAAAAGCTTAGCCAGCAGCTTAATGACCTTCTCAAGCAGATACAAGCAGAGAAGAAACGAGGAGAGATGCTTGATAAGGAGATCAAggcaagtggaaaacacaaGTGCCAGAAACCCGTCAACGAACTTAGCCTGGATGAGCTTTTGCAGATGAAACAATCAATGGAGGAGCTTCGTGAGAAACTGAAAGGGCGGGTTAGCGAGATTGAGGCATCGTCCTCTTTGCTGCTCCTGTCAAACAATGGTGCGAAAGAAGCTGATCCTGATAATTAA
- the LOC108662457 gene encoding agamous-like MADS-box protein AGL61, with protein sequence MSGSGKKTRGRQKIEMKKIENEDDRLITFSKRRSGIYKKASELATMCGAEIAFIVFSPAGKPFSYGHPSVESVVNRYLNQNPLPKDNTHPLVEAHRKVRINTLAQQHNELVTQLDAEKERGKMLDQLTSGKETKGWWEAPIDQLNQQELEKLYLSFAELRTSLHSKMKEKSAEATSSQLAPMDPAQLTTPFPANPFPTNLNEQVPAQLNAPFPTNLFPTNLNEQVPAQLNAPFPTNPFPTNLNVQVPAQLTTPFPTNPFPTNLNEQVSGFFPPGFGPGRQ encoded by the coding sequence ATGTCAGGCTCTGGCAAGAAAACTAGGGGCAGGCAAAAGATTGAGATGAAGAAGATCGAAAATGAGGATGACAGGTTGATCACATTCTCAAAACGCAGATCAGGGATCTACAAGAAAGCAAGTGAGCTAGCTACTATGTGTGGTGCTGAGATTGCTTTTATAGTTTTCTCACCAGCAGGTAAGCCCTTTTCATATGGTCACCCCTCTGTTGAATCTGTTGTTAACCGCTATCTTAACCAAAACCCCCTTCCAAAAGACAACACTCACCCTCTTGTGGAGGCTCACCGAAAGGTCAGAATCAATACTCTAGCCCAGCAGCACAATGAGCTCGTTACCCAACTGGATgcagagaaagagagaggaaagaTGCTCGACCAGCTGACCAGCGGGAAAGAAACTAAAGGCTGGTGGGAAGCTCCCATTGATCAACTTAACCAGCAGGAGCTCGAAAAACTGTATTTATCTTTTGCGGAGCTTCGCACCAGTCTCCATAGCAAGATGAAAGAGAAGAGTGCTGAAGCCACTTCGTCACAGCTTGCTCCAATGGATCCTGCTCAGCTGACCACTCCATTTCCTGCCAATCCATTCCCTACCAATCTAAATGAGCAAGTTCCTGCTCAGCTGAACGCTCCATTTCCTACCAATCTATTCCCTACCAATCTAAATGAGCAAGTTCCTGCTCAGCTGAACGCTCCATTTCCTACCAATCCATTCCCTACCAATCTAAATGTGCAAGTTCCTGCTCAGCTGACCACTCCATTTCCTACCAATCCATTCCCTACCAATCTAAATGAGCAAGTTTCTGGTTTCTTTCCTCCTGGCTTCGGCCCTGGTCGCCAGTAG
- the LOC18596531 gene encoding agamous-like MADS-box protein AGL61 — protein MKRNEDDGERFITFSERKSGIYKKAIELHVTLCGDGIGILVFSSAGKPFYYGHPSIESITNRCLRHRSLLRRVYEIKIRASASSLPSTNPAQATNPIASYRHEYFRNEDDHKRNGNISVNKVVGVYHCAVI, from the coding sequence atgaagagaaatgaagatGATGGTGAAAGGTTCATAACATTCTCTGAAAGAAAATCAGGTATTTACAAGAAAGCTATCGAGCTGCACGTCACTTTATGTGGAGATGGAATTGGCATACTGGTGTTTTCATCAGCTGGCAAGCCCTTCTATTATGGCCATCCGTCCATTGAATCCATTACAAATAGGTGCCTGCGCCATAGGAGTTTGCTTAGACGTGTATATGAGATTAAGATTAGAGCTTCTGCTTCGTCCTTGCCTTCAACAAATCCTGCTCAAGCAACTAATCCAATTGCAAGTTACAGGCATGAATACTTCAGAAATGAAGATGACCATAAGAGAAATGGCAACATTTCTGTGAACAAAGTAGTTGGTGTTTATCACTGTGCAGTTATATGA
- the LOC18596532 gene encoding tobamovirus multiplication protein 1 isoform X2, whose protein sequence is MFEEKEKSCTFPRELVGVNVGLAFFDGIIAVIAFSQLVQLHPFACSPICLPKRNGGLSCSRIHFRNLQLGWTRQKVFHLLIGSTNAGYFVYFVLTLVAACRGWLCWSYSCGFIAMAFPRILFFATFLLLLSFWVDLCHQADDEEEEDDEQGFLEALLQNSLNRPRSSTTDSRRICYPFRLIHVGSRQKIVILVTVLVFLFMLTFAVLIWIGMEDNPIDSSTVARVYVDLFAAAILLLGGALACYGLLLCRKMRNVRSERASSEIWKVAGLAIVSVLCFTSSALVALLTDIPVLYHWHELHIDGVYTSLLLILYYFIGSAVPSAFVLWVMRELPPMSANIQEESTTVFITDDPVEIRRPQSWATAASTQNQGSRGSPI, encoded by the exons ATGtttgaagaaaaggaaaagtcTTGTACTTTTCCGCGAGAACTAGTTGGAGTGAATGTGGGTCTTGCGTTCTTTGATGGCATTATTGCTGTTATTGCTTTTAGTCAg TTAGTCCAGCTCCACCCTTTTGCTTGCAGCCCTATTTGTTTACCCAAACGCAATGGTGGTTTGAGCTGCT CACGGATTCACTTCAGGAATTTACAACTAGGATGGACTCGCCAGAAA GTGTTCCATTTACTGATTGGTTCTACTAATGCTG GTTACTTCGTTTATTTTGTCTTGACTCTGGTTGCTGCATGCAGAGGGTGGCTTTGCTGGTCATACTCTTGTGGTTTTATAGCCATGG CCTTCCCCAGAATTCTATTCTTTGCAACATTTCTTCTACTTTTGTCATTCTG GGTCGACCTTTGCCACCAGGCAGATGATGAAGAGGAAGAGGATGATGAACAGGGCTTTCTAGAAGCTTTACTACAAAATTCCTTAAATAGACCAAGGTCTTCAACTACAGATAGTCGCAGAATATGTTATCCTTTCCGTTTAATTCATGTTGGAAGCCGTCAAAAAATAGTGATTCTG GTTACTGttctagtttttctttttatgctGACATTTGCTGTGCTAATCTGGATTGGGATGGAAGATAATCCTATTGATTCCTCAACTGTAGCTCGG GTTTATGTAGATCTTTTTGCTGCTGCAATACTATTGTTAGGTGGAGCATTAGCATGTTATG GGCTCCTATTATGCCGTAAAATGAGAAATGTTAGATCTGAAAGAGCTTCATCTGAGATCTGGAAG GTTGCAGGTTTGGCCATTGTATCTGTTCTGTGTTTCACATCGAGTGCTTTGGTGGCTCTTTTGACTGATATTCCA GTACTTTATCACTGGCATGAACTGCACATAGATGGTGTTTATACTTCGCTTTTActgattttatattattttatag GTTCAGCAGTGCCCTCAGCTTTTGTATTATGGGTCATGAGAGAATTACCACCCATGTCTGCTAACATACAAGAAGAATCAACAACAGTTTTCATTACTGATGATCCAGTTGAAATCCGTCGTCCCCAGAGCTGGGCTACCGCAGCAAGCACGCAGAATCAG GGATCAAGAGGTAGTCCTATATAA
- the LOC18596532 gene encoding tobamovirus multiplication protein 1 isoform X3, translating to MFEEKEKSCTFPRELVGVNVGLAFFDGIIAVIAFSQLARIHFRNLQLGWTRQKVFHLLIGSTNAGYFVYFVLTLVAACRGWLCWSYSCGFIAMAFPRILFFATFLLLLSFWVDLCHQADDEEEEDDEQGFLEALLQNSLNRPRSSTTDSRRICYPFRLIHVGSRQKIVILVTVLVFLFMLTFAVLIWIGMEDNPIDSSTVARVYVDLFAAAILLLGGALACYGLLLCRKMRNVRSERASSEIWKVAGLAIVSVLCFTSSALVALLTDIPVLYHWHELHIDGVYTSLLLILYYFIGSAVPSAFVLWVMRELPPMSANIQEESTTVFITDDPVEIRRPQSWATAASTQNQDIWKGPFDLWLLSQGSRGSPI from the exons ATGtttgaagaaaaggaaaagtcTTGTACTTTTCCGCGAGAACTAGTTGGAGTGAATGTGGGTCTTGCGTTCTTTGATGGCATTATTGCTGTTATTGCTTTTAGTCAg CTAGCACGGATTCACTTCAGGAATTTACAACTAGGATGGACTCGCCAGAAA GTGTTCCATTTACTGATTGGTTCTACTAATGCTG GTTACTTCGTTTATTTTGTCTTGACTCTGGTTGCTGCATGCAGAGGGTGGCTTTGCTGGTCATACTCTTGTGGTTTTATAGCCATGG CCTTCCCCAGAATTCTATTCTTTGCAACATTTCTTCTACTTTTGTCATTCTG GGTCGACCTTTGCCACCAGGCAGATGATGAAGAGGAAGAGGATGATGAACAGGGCTTTCTAGAAGCTTTACTACAAAATTCCTTAAATAGACCAAGGTCTTCAACTACAGATAGTCGCAGAATATGTTATCCTTTCCGTTTAATTCATGTTGGAAGCCGTCAAAAAATAGTGATTCTG GTTACTGttctagtttttctttttatgctGACATTTGCTGTGCTAATCTGGATTGGGATGGAAGATAATCCTATTGATTCCTCAACTGTAGCTCGG GTTTATGTAGATCTTTTTGCTGCTGCAATACTATTGTTAGGTGGAGCATTAGCATGTTATG GGCTCCTATTATGCCGTAAAATGAGAAATGTTAGATCTGAAAGAGCTTCATCTGAGATCTGGAAG GTTGCAGGTTTGGCCATTGTATCTGTTCTGTGTTTCACATCGAGTGCTTTGGTGGCTCTTTTGACTGATATTCCA GTACTTTATCACTGGCATGAACTGCACATAGATGGTGTTTATACTTCGCTTTTActgattttatattattttatag GTTCAGCAGTGCCCTCAGCTTTTGTATTATGGGTCATGAGAGAATTACCACCCATGTCTGCTAACATACAAGAAGAATCAACAACAGTTTTCATTACTGATGATCCAGTTGAAATCCGTCGTCCCCAGAGCTGGGCTACCGCAGCAAGCACGCAGAATCAG GATATATGGAAGGGACCCTTTGACTTGTGGCTGTTATCGCAGGGATCAAGAGGTAGTCCTATATAA
- the LOC18596532 gene encoding tobamovirus multiplication protein 1 isoform X1, producing the protein MFEEKEKSCTFPRELVGVNVGLAFFDGIIAVIAFSQLVQLHPFACSPICLPKRNGGLSCSRIHFRNLQLGWTRQKVFHLLIGSTNAGYFVYFVLTLVAACRGWLCWSYSCGFIAMAFPRILFFATFLLLLSFWVDLCHQADDEEEEDDEQGFLEALLQNSLNRPRSSTTDSRRICYPFRLIHVGSRQKIVILVTVLVFLFMLTFAVLIWIGMEDNPIDSSTVARVYVDLFAAAILLLGGALACYGLLLCRKMRNVRSERASSEIWKVAGLAIVSVLCFTSSALVALLTDIPVLYHWHELHIDGVYTSLLLILYYFIGSAVPSAFVLWVMRELPPMSANIQEESTTVFITDDPVEIRRPQSWATAASTQNQDIWKGPFDLWLLSQGSRGSPI; encoded by the exons ATGtttgaagaaaaggaaaagtcTTGTACTTTTCCGCGAGAACTAGTTGGAGTGAATGTGGGTCTTGCGTTCTTTGATGGCATTATTGCTGTTATTGCTTTTAGTCAg TTAGTCCAGCTCCACCCTTTTGCTTGCAGCCCTATTTGTTTACCCAAACGCAATGGTGGTTTGAGCTGCT CACGGATTCACTTCAGGAATTTACAACTAGGATGGACTCGCCAGAAA GTGTTCCATTTACTGATTGGTTCTACTAATGCTG GTTACTTCGTTTATTTTGTCTTGACTCTGGTTGCTGCATGCAGAGGGTGGCTTTGCTGGTCATACTCTTGTGGTTTTATAGCCATGG CCTTCCCCAGAATTCTATTCTTTGCAACATTTCTTCTACTTTTGTCATTCTG GGTCGACCTTTGCCACCAGGCAGATGATGAAGAGGAAGAGGATGATGAACAGGGCTTTCTAGAAGCTTTACTACAAAATTCCTTAAATAGACCAAGGTCTTCAACTACAGATAGTCGCAGAATATGTTATCCTTTCCGTTTAATTCATGTTGGAAGCCGTCAAAAAATAGTGATTCTG GTTACTGttctagtttttctttttatgctGACATTTGCTGTGCTAATCTGGATTGGGATGGAAGATAATCCTATTGATTCCTCAACTGTAGCTCGG GTTTATGTAGATCTTTTTGCTGCTGCAATACTATTGTTAGGTGGAGCATTAGCATGTTATG GGCTCCTATTATGCCGTAAAATGAGAAATGTTAGATCTGAAAGAGCTTCATCTGAGATCTGGAAG GTTGCAGGTTTGGCCATTGTATCTGTTCTGTGTTTCACATCGAGTGCTTTGGTGGCTCTTTTGACTGATATTCCA GTACTTTATCACTGGCATGAACTGCACATAGATGGTGTTTATACTTCGCTTTTActgattttatattattttatag GTTCAGCAGTGCCCTCAGCTTTTGTATTATGGGTCATGAGAGAATTACCACCCATGTCTGCTAACATACAAGAAGAATCAACAACAGTTTTCATTACTGATGATCCAGTTGAAATCCGTCGTCCCCAGAGCTGGGCTACCGCAGCAAGCACGCAGAATCAG GATATATGGAAGGGACCCTTTGACTTGTGGCTGTTATCGCAGGGATCAAGAGGTAGTCCTATATAA
- the LOC18596532 gene encoding tobamovirus multiplication protein 1 isoform X4, with translation MLVQLHPFACSPICLPKRNGGLSCSRIHFRNLQLGWTRQKVFHLLIGSTNAGYFVYFVLTLVAACRGWLCWSYSCGFIAMAFPRILFFATFLLLLSFWVDLCHQADDEEEEDDEQGFLEALLQNSLNRPRSSTTDSRRICYPFRLIHVGSRQKIVILVTVLVFLFMLTFAVLIWIGMEDNPIDSSTVARVYVDLFAAAILLLGGALACYGLLLCRKMRNVRSERASSEIWKVAGLAIVSVLCFTSSALVALLTDIPVLYHWHELHIDGVYTSLLLILYYFIGSAVPSAFVLWVMRELPPMSANIQEESTTVFITDDPVEIRRPQSWATAASTQNQDIWKGPFDLWLLSQGSRGSPI, from the exons ATG TTAGTCCAGCTCCACCCTTTTGCTTGCAGCCCTATTTGTTTACCCAAACGCAATGGTGGTTTGAGCTGCT CACGGATTCACTTCAGGAATTTACAACTAGGATGGACTCGCCAGAAA GTGTTCCATTTACTGATTGGTTCTACTAATGCTG GTTACTTCGTTTATTTTGTCTTGACTCTGGTTGCTGCATGCAGAGGGTGGCTTTGCTGGTCATACTCTTGTGGTTTTATAGCCATGG CCTTCCCCAGAATTCTATTCTTTGCAACATTTCTTCTACTTTTGTCATTCTG GGTCGACCTTTGCCACCAGGCAGATGATGAAGAGGAAGAGGATGATGAACAGGGCTTTCTAGAAGCTTTACTACAAAATTCCTTAAATAGACCAAGGTCTTCAACTACAGATAGTCGCAGAATATGTTATCCTTTCCGTTTAATTCATGTTGGAAGCCGTCAAAAAATAGTGATTCTG GTTACTGttctagtttttctttttatgctGACATTTGCTGTGCTAATCTGGATTGGGATGGAAGATAATCCTATTGATTCCTCAACTGTAGCTCGG GTTTATGTAGATCTTTTTGCTGCTGCAATACTATTGTTAGGTGGAGCATTAGCATGTTATG GGCTCCTATTATGCCGTAAAATGAGAAATGTTAGATCTGAAAGAGCTTCATCTGAGATCTGGAAG GTTGCAGGTTTGGCCATTGTATCTGTTCTGTGTTTCACATCGAGTGCTTTGGTGGCTCTTTTGACTGATATTCCA GTACTTTATCACTGGCATGAACTGCACATAGATGGTGTTTATACTTCGCTTTTActgattttatattattttatag GTTCAGCAGTGCCCTCAGCTTTTGTATTATGGGTCATGAGAGAATTACCACCCATGTCTGCTAACATACAAGAAGAATCAACAACAGTTTTCATTACTGATGATCCAGTTGAAATCCGTCGTCCCCAGAGCTGGGCTACCGCAGCAAGCACGCAGAATCAG GATATATGGAAGGGACCCTTTGACTTGTGGCTGTTATCGCAGGGATCAAGAGGTAGTCCTATATAA
- the LOC18596532 gene encoding tobamovirus multiplication protein 1 isoform X5: MLARIHFRNLQLGWTRQKVFHLLIGSTNAGYFVYFVLTLVAACRGWLCWSYSCGFIAMAFPRILFFATFLLLLSFWVDLCHQADDEEEEDDEQGFLEALLQNSLNRPRSSTTDSRRICYPFRLIHVGSRQKIVILVTVLVFLFMLTFAVLIWIGMEDNPIDSSTVARVYVDLFAAAILLLGGALACYGLLLCRKMRNVRSERASSEIWKVAGLAIVSVLCFTSSALVALLTDIPVLYHWHELHIDGVYTSLLLILYYFIGSAVPSAFVLWVMRELPPMSANIQEESTTVFITDDPVEIRRPQSWATAASTQNQDIWKGPFDLWLLSQGSRGSPI; the protein is encoded by the exons ATG CTAGCACGGATTCACTTCAGGAATTTACAACTAGGATGGACTCGCCAGAAA GTGTTCCATTTACTGATTGGTTCTACTAATGCTG GTTACTTCGTTTATTTTGTCTTGACTCTGGTTGCTGCATGCAGAGGGTGGCTTTGCTGGTCATACTCTTGTGGTTTTATAGCCATGG CCTTCCCCAGAATTCTATTCTTTGCAACATTTCTTCTACTTTTGTCATTCTG GGTCGACCTTTGCCACCAGGCAGATGATGAAGAGGAAGAGGATGATGAACAGGGCTTTCTAGAAGCTTTACTACAAAATTCCTTAAATAGACCAAGGTCTTCAACTACAGATAGTCGCAGAATATGTTATCCTTTCCGTTTAATTCATGTTGGAAGCCGTCAAAAAATAGTGATTCTG GTTACTGttctagtttttctttttatgctGACATTTGCTGTGCTAATCTGGATTGGGATGGAAGATAATCCTATTGATTCCTCAACTGTAGCTCGG GTTTATGTAGATCTTTTTGCTGCTGCAATACTATTGTTAGGTGGAGCATTAGCATGTTATG GGCTCCTATTATGCCGTAAAATGAGAAATGTTAGATCTGAAAGAGCTTCATCTGAGATCTGGAAG GTTGCAGGTTTGGCCATTGTATCTGTTCTGTGTTTCACATCGAGTGCTTTGGTGGCTCTTTTGACTGATATTCCA GTACTTTATCACTGGCATGAACTGCACATAGATGGTGTTTATACTTCGCTTTTActgattttatattattttatag GTTCAGCAGTGCCCTCAGCTTTTGTATTATGGGTCATGAGAGAATTACCACCCATGTCTGCTAACATACAAGAAGAATCAACAACAGTTTTCATTACTGATGATCCAGTTGAAATCCGTCGTCCCCAGAGCTGGGCTACCGCAGCAAGCACGCAGAATCAG GATATATGGAAGGGACCCTTTGACTTGTGGCTGTTATCGCAGGGATCAAGAGGTAGTCCTATATAA